TCAGAAGACATTTGACGCCATTGTGACGACGCCTGTGTTTCTGGAAGAAGTGGTTACGGGAGAAATCGTCTGGGGTGCAACCAGGTCCGTTATTGCCGCTGCCACTATGCTGGCCGTAATCAGCGTATTCGGCCTGGTCAAATATCCGGAAGGTTTTTTGATTATACCCCTGTCCTTCCTGGGGGGGCTTGCCTTTGGATCCATAGCGATTTTCTTCACCGCTATCGTACCCACTATTGAACTCTTTAACCTGCCTATGTTCCTGTTTATTACACCCATGTTTCTTTTCAGCGGGACCTTCTTCCCGGTCAAAAACCTGCCTTTGTGGGCACAATGGGTCGCGGCCGTTTTTCCGCTGACGCACCTTGTTGAGCTGGCGCGGGCCTTCAGCCTCGGGCATATGGCCATAGACCTCCTGTGGGACTTCGCTTATCTCATCGTATTCTCCATGGTGTTTTTCCCACTGGCCATTGTCAAGATGCGGAAACGTCTGATCAAGTGAAATCGATCCCTTCCTCGTTAACGACGGCCTGCCCCGGGACCACTGTCTTGCTGACGGTTGATGGCGTGACATTCAGGGTCCTCACTGCACCAGTTGCCCCGCTTCCCGGCCGCCGGGTAACAAAACACGACACGGGCCCCATCCCGTGAGCCTTGTTTGCCGTCGTCAGAACCTCAGCACCCGCGCAGGAAAGACCATTCAGACACCAGGCATATGCTCGACATAAAAGCGTTGGAATTATAGGGCGGATTGATAATCAACGTGATAATGATCTGATTGTAGTATATTTAGGGAACGTCCATAAAAGTATAAATAAAGTCGTAATCAATAATAAAGAAACTTATAAATTTGTTGAACATGCATACGGAGATTCCCCGTCCGCCCAAGGTGGACTGCGGGGAGTTTCAATAAATCGGGCATTTATATGTCTAAAGATGGAACTACAAAGGAGGTCTAATCCCATAGGAAAAGTGCGTAACAACCTGCCGTTCTTGAAAGAATTGGCTAATAAGAATTTTACACAAAATTCTTGACAGTACCCTTTGGAAAATTAAAGATGTCGGCAAGCTATACGTGGAATTTTGGAGCGGGGCGGCCAGGTACAATATGCAATGGATTAACCGGTTTTTCAGTTTTATACTACTGTCCGATAAGAATCTTATCGCGAGTTGCTCCAGATCGGAATATAGAAATAGAATTGCTGGCTGAGGCAGCCTACTTAGGGGCCTATTTGGATTATCAGGCATCTGGGCTGAAAAGGAGCATGAGAGTACCCTGAGTATGGTAAAAGGGCATCGGCACGACATGCCATCGTCAATATGGGCGTATTAGGGTATTGATAGAGATATGGTAAATGGCGAAAGGATGGAAAGAGATAAGCTTACATTTCTGGGCAGCCTAAGAACTAAGATCATATTGGGGGCAGGCCTGGTCATGGTTATAGTGCTGGGCATCTTTATGTACTTGGATGTGCTATCACGTAGAAGCGGCCTGTTGGAGGCGGAAGAAAAATGCGCCCTTGATGTCAGCTATACCCTGATGAAGAGTATAGAGCATCCCATGCTTGATGGGGAGATGGATCAGGTACAGATTGTACTCCAGAAGGTAATTGAACTTGAGGATATGCGGGTGGCGTACATTTCTGGTTTAAGCGGCACCATCGTGTACACTGGAGTCCCGGACAGCAGAGGCAAGATCAGCAGGTCTGAGACGGTCAAGGAGGCCTTACGCACGAATGCGTTAGCTAAAGGCCTAGAGATATATAGGGGAGAAAAGATACTAGCTCATGCCATGCCCATCCATAATGAGAAGCACTGTTTTAAGTGCCATGGAAGCGAAAAGAAGGTGTTGGGGGTATTGTTGGTGGGGACCGCCTGGGGGCCCATAGAGAAGAACATAGATGCGATGACGACTCAACACAGCATCTATTTTTTAGTTTGCCTGGCCTTAGTGATAGGATTGATTGCGATTCTCCTGAATTATCTGGTCATAGCCCCCGTTAGATCACTTACCAGGGCTACCGTGGTGATGGCCAAAGGGGACCTCAGCCGCAGAGTGCCTGTCAAGAGAGATGATGAAATAGGACATCTTGAAATTGCCTTCAACCAGATGGCGGCAAACCTGGAGAAATCAAGGGAAGAATTACTACAAGCCCAGGCGACGCTGGAAAAATCGGTAGTGCAGTTACAGAAAAAAACTCAAGAGCTGGAAGACTTTACCTATATAGTTTCCCATGACCTGAAGGAGCCGCTCAGGGGGATTACCTCTTTTGCCCAATTTGTCCTCGAAGACTATGCCGATAACTTGGACCAGAAAGGTGAGAGTTATCTGGCAACCATTACGAACAGTGCAGAACGATTAAAAAGGTTGATCGACGACTTGCTTGCACTTTCCAGAGTTACCCGCGCCGAGGCCTCCTTTCAGACTACCAAGGCATCAGGGATAATTGAGGAGGCGATTGAACGGGTCAAATACAGCATCGACCAAAAAGGCGTTGAAGTGGTTGTTGCCCAGGACCTGCCCAGCGTATATTGCGATAGGGGGCAACTGGTACAAGTCTTTGCAAACCTGCTTAGCAACGCCGTCAAATTCATGGACAAGGAGAACCCGAGAATCGAAATCGGGTATCAAGGTACGGCGGATTACCACCAGTTTTACGTTAAAGATAATGGTATGGGCATTGAAAGAGAGTATCAACAAAAGATATTTGGAATGTTTCAACGACTTCACAGAAGGGAGGACTATGAAGGAACAGGTGCCGGGCTCCATATCACCCAGAAGATAATTGAAAGGCATCATGGCAAGATCTGGGTGGAATCTGAATTAGGCCTGGGTAGCACTTTTTATTTTACCTTGCCCAAAGGGCAATTAGACATGAGCGGGGTGAAGAAATGAAAGAGAAAAAACAGAAAGAAATAGTAATATTATTGGTGGAAGATAACCCTGTAGACATCGAAATAACCAAAAGGGCCTTTGAAAAAAGCAACATCAAATACAAGTTGTGTGTGGTGAGGGATGGTGAAGAGGCCCTGGATTTCCTCTACCACAAGGGACAATATGCTGACGGGAGCCAAGCGCCACGACCGGATTTGATCTTACTGGACATTAACCTGCCCAGAATAGGCGGTATAGATGTCTTGAAAACACTGAAATCCGATCCAGACTTGAAGAGAATCCCCATAACCATGTTGACGGTCTCGGATAAAGACGAAGACATCATAAGGAGCTTCGACTTGGGGGTCAATAGCTACATCACTAAGCCCGTGGATTTCAATAAATTTGTCGAGGCGATGAAAGCTCACCATTTTTACTGGACGGTTATCACCGAACTACCTCCAAGGTAACCTGCCTTGCCCTTGTAGGAGATCTAAAATGAATGAAGGACGGCTCAATATCCTAATTATCGAGGATAACCCAATTGACATCAGCATTATAACAAGGCAGTTGGCCAAATATGATTTTGACCTTGATTTTGCTACTTCTGGAGAAGACGCTCTAAAAAGCTTACGAGAAAAGAAGTATGATATGGTAGTTACTGATTATTCAATGCCCGGTATGACAGGCCTTGATGTTTTGGATAGAATGAAAAAAGAGGGTTTTGATATGCCTACGGTGATTATGACCGGCGCTGGCAGTGAGAGGCTTGCCGTAGAGGCCATGAAAAAGGGGGCCTGTGATTATCTTATCAAATCCACGGATCCAGGTTGGTTAGAAGTTTTTCCCTCAGTAATTCAAAGCAACATCGAAAAATACCGGTTGGTAAAGGAAAGGGGAAAGATAGAGGAAGAAAAGAAACAATTGGCAGTGCGGCTCCAACAAGCTCAGAAGATGGAGTCCATTGGTACCCTTGCTGGTGGTATTGCCCATGACTTTAACAACCTGCTCATGGGGATCATGGGCCACATCTCCCTGATGTTGTTGCGTACCGACTCTGACCCACAGCTTTTTGAACATCTTAAGGCAATAGAGGATATTGTTCAAAAGGGATCGGATCTCACCAAACAACTCTTGGGTTTTGCCAGGGGCGGCAAATACGAGGTCAAGCTGACTGATCTAAACGGGCTAATTGAGAAGACTCTTGAACTCTTCGGCCGCACCAAAAAAGAGATGCGGATTCACAGTAAGTACCAAAAGGGGATCTGGCCGGTCGAAGTGGACCGAGGGCAGATTGAGCAGGTTCTGCTAAACCTCTATGTCAACGCCTGGGAGGCTACGCCCGGTGGTGGAGAATTTTTCGTTGAAACCAGCAACGTTGTGCTCGACAAAAACTATATCAAGCCATTTCCTGTAAGACCTGGCAATTATGTTAAGATATCTGTGACTGATACTGGAGTTGGTATGGATAAGGCCACTCAAGAAAGGATATTCGAGCCATTCTTTACTACAAAAGAGCTGGGCAGGGGAGCCGGCCTCGGTCTTGCCTCGGCCTACGGAATCATCAAGAACCATGGCGGCATGATAAAC
This portion of the Thermodesulfobacteriota bacterium genome encodes:
- a CDS encoding response regulator encodes the protein MNEGRLNILIIEDNPIDISIITRQLAKYDFDLDFATSGEDALKSLREKKYDMVVTDYSMPGMTGLDVLDRMKKEGFDMPTVIMTGAGSERLAVEAMKKGACDYLIKSTDPGWLEVFPSVIQSNIEKYRLVKERGKIEEEKKQLAVRLQQAQKMESIGTLAGGIAHDFNNLLMGIMGHISLMLLRTDSDPQLFEHLKAIEDIVQKGSDLTKQLLGFARGGKYEVKLTDLNGLIEKTLELFGRTKKEMRIHSKYQKGIWPVEVDRGQIEQVLLNLYVNAWEATPGGGEFFVETSNVVLDKNYIKPFPVRPGNYVKISVTDTGVGMDKATQERIFEPFFTTKELGRGAGLGLASAYGIIKNHGGMINVYSEIGHGTTFNVYLPASEKDATVFEEHKVAEEILKGTETILLVDDEDIVLDVCKDMLTEIGYKVLVARSGKEAVEVYGKQKEKIELVILDMIMPDVGGGEAYDRIKGMDPKAKVLLSSGYSVDGEASEILARGCNGFIQKPFNIKELCEKIRAILQK
- a CDS encoding ATP-binding protein, yielding MERDKLTFLGSLRTKIILGAGLVMVIVLGIFMYLDVLSRRSGLLEAEEKCALDVSYTLMKSIEHPMLDGEMDQVQIVLQKVIELEDMRVAYISGLSGTIVYTGVPDSRGKISRSETVKEALRTNALAKGLEIYRGEKILAHAMPIHNEKHCFKCHGSEKKVLGVLLVGTAWGPIEKNIDAMTTQHSIYFLVCLALVIGLIAILLNYLVIAPVRSLTRATVVMAKGDLSRRVPVKRDDEIGHLEIAFNQMAANLEKSREELLQAQATLEKSVVQLQKKTQELEDFTYIVSHDLKEPLRGITSFAQFVLEDYADNLDQKGESYLATITNSAERLKRLIDDLLALSRVTRAEASFQTTKASGIIEEAIERVKYSIDQKGVEVVVAQDLPSVYCDRGQLVQVFANLLSNAVKFMDKENPRIEIGYQGTADYHQFYVKDNGMGIEREYQQKIFGMFQRLHRREDYEGTGAGLHITQKIIERHHGKIWVESELGLGSTFYFTLPKGQLDMSGVKK
- a CDS encoding response regulator, with translation MKEKKQKEIVILLVEDNPVDIEITKRAFEKSNIKYKLCVVRDGEEALDFLYHKGQYADGSQAPRPDLILLDINLPRIGGIDVLKTLKSDPDLKRIPITMLTVSDKDEDIIRSFDLGVNSYITKPVDFNKFVEAMKAHHFYWTVITELPPR
- a CDS encoding ABC transporter permease, which gives rise to MIGIHSLRISRRFVRIWQRNWIVYQRTWKISFLPPLLEPIFYLLAFGIGLGSLVGRFSYRGSEVSYVAFIAPALLAVNMMYNAFFENTYGSFVRMYYQKTFDAIVTTPVFLEEVVTGEIVWGATRSVIAAATMLAVISVFGLVKYPEGFLIIPLSFLGGLAFGSIAIFFTAIVPTIELFNLPMFLFITPMFLFSGTFFPVKNLPLWAQWVAAVFPLTHLVELARAFSLGHMAIDLLWDFAYLIVFSMVFFPLAIVKMRKRLIK